One genomic window of Polynucleobacter sp. HIN11 includes the following:
- the smpB gene encoding SsrA-binding protein SmpB, giving the protein MSIVDNKKAFFDYFIEERYEAGLVLEGWEVKAIRAGRAQIKEAYVVVRNAEIYLIGSHISPLSSTSTHIHADPTRTRKLLLNESEIRKLIGKVEQRGYTLVPLNLHFSKGRVKCEIGLARGKKQHDKREASKERDWEREKARIVRGQLS; this is encoded by the coding sequence ATGAGTATCGTCGATAACAAAAAAGCCTTCTTTGATTATTTTATTGAAGAACGCTATGAAGCGGGCCTTGTCCTCGAAGGGTGGGAGGTTAAGGCAATTCGTGCTGGTCGTGCGCAAATTAAGGAAGCGTATGTCGTAGTGCGTAATGCTGAAATTTATTTGATTGGTTCTCACATCAGTCCACTCTCCTCGACATCGACTCATATTCATGCCGACCCCACCCGAACCCGCAAGCTCCTCTTAAATGAGAGCGAGATTCGGAAACTCATCGGCAAAGTTGAGCAGCGAGGCTATACCTTGGTCCCGCTCAATTTGCACTTCTCAAAGGGTCGAGTTAAATGTGAAATTGGGCTTGCCCGCGGAAAGAAACAACACGATAAGCGCGAGGCAAGTAAAGAGCGCGACTGGGAGCGAGAAAAAGCCAGAATCGTGCGCGGTCAACTCTCATAA
- a CDS encoding type II toxin-antitoxin system RatA family toxin has translation MADVNKTVLIGQSADRMYSLVTDVARYPEFLPWCGGVDIYEQTETVLDAKIKIHFKGIEQFFHTRNANHRPDSIDMQFVDGPFKKFTGQWRFIPLRDDACKIEFNLHWEFKSAILDKIIGPVFSYIASTFVDCFVKRAEQLYGH, from the coding sequence ATGGCAGACGTCAATAAGACGGTTTTGATTGGTCAATCCGCTGACCGCATGTACAGCCTAGTAACGGATGTTGCGCGCTATCCAGAGTTTTTACCCTGGTGCGGCGGTGTGGATATTTATGAGCAAACCGAAACGGTTCTCGATGCCAAAATTAAGATCCACTTTAAAGGGATTGAGCAATTCTTTCATACGCGAAATGCCAACCATCGCCCTGATTCGATTGATATGCAATTTGTTGATGGTCCATTTAAAAAGTTCACTGGCCAGTGGCGCTTCATTCCCTTACGCGATGATGCATGCAAGATTGAGTTCAATTTGCACTGGGAGTTCAAAAGTGCCATCTTGGATAAGATTATTGGTCCGGTGTTCTCCTACATCGCCAGCACCTTTGTGGATTGCTTTGTAAAGCGTGCGGAGCAACTCTATGGCCACTAA
- a CDS encoding RnfH family protein, protein MATKAQTMEILLCDARQDPPLLQIHHLPLNGVTKPTVGWALQSLGIAKDQDDPVISRKGCYGVFGKRKDWSSPLYAGDRLELYAPLRIDPKLARRKKANRDKDSLLKAKAMRRQAAKPRP, encoded by the coding sequence ATGGCCACTAAAGCGCAGACCATGGAAATACTTTTATGCGATGCGCGCCAGGATCCGCCATTACTTCAAATTCATCATCTTCCGTTAAATGGTGTTACAAAGCCCACGGTGGGTTGGGCGCTTCAAAGCTTGGGCATTGCCAAAGATCAAGATGATCCAGTGATTAGCCGTAAGGGCTGCTATGGGGTATTTGGTAAGCGCAAGGATTGGAGTAGCCCGCTATATGCCGGCGACCGTTTAGAGCTCTATGCACCATTACGCATTGACCCTAAATTAGCCAGACGAAAGAAGGCCAATCGCGATAAAGATAGCCTTTTAAAGGCCAAAGCCATGCGCCGGCAAGCTGCGAAACCGAGACCTTAA